The Thermotoga sp. SG1 genome includes a window with the following:
- a CDS encoding acetamidase/formamidase family protein, giving the protein MKIVPSQRHVYSFSSYMTPAEEVYPGEQVIFETIDALGGNYEKIDFSKVNPATGPVYVNGAKPGDTLVVRIKRIELPKKGVIVTGKGFGVLGDEIEGFHSKELEIERWAVLFDHIRIPLHPMIGVIGVAPPEGEYPTGTAHRHGGNMDTREITEGSTVYLPVYHEGALFALGDVHATMADGEVCVSACEVSAKVVVEVDIAREEIKWPMVETKDSYYIVVSLPDIEEALKEVTREAVWFIQRRKTIPFKDAYMIASLCVDIEISQLVNPSKTVKARIPKYVFSEV; this is encoded by the coding sequence ATGAAAATCGTTCCGTCTCAAAGACACGTGTATTCTTTTTCGAGTTACATGACGCCAGCAGAGGAAGTGTACCCAGGTGAGCAAGTGATCTTCGAAACGATCGATGCCCTTGGGGGAAACTACGAAAAGATCGATTTTTCAAAGGTGAATCCTGCCACAGGACCTGTCTACGTCAATGGAGCAAAACCTGGTGACACACTGGTCGTCCGGATCAAGAGGATCGAACTTCCAAAGAAGGGTGTGATCGTGACCGGGAAAGGGTTTGGTGTTCTTGGGGATGAGATAGAAGGATTTCACTCGAAAGAACTGGAGATAGAAAGGTGGGCAGTCCTCTTCGATCACATCAGAATACCCCTTCATCCAATGATCGGTGTGATCGGTGTCGCCCCGCCCGAGGGAGAATATCCCACAGGGACCGCCCACAGACATGGAGGAAACATGGATACAAGAGAGATCACAGAAGGATCCACAGTCTATCTTCCCGTTTACCACGAGGGTGCACTGTTTGCCCTCGGAGATGTTCACGCAACGATGGCAGATGGTGAGGTTTGTGTTTCTGCGTGTGAAGTCTCTGCGAAAGTGGTCGTGGAGGTAGATATCGCCAGAGAAGAAATCAAATGGCCCATGGTGGAAACAAAAGATTCCTACTACATCGTTGTTTCGCTACCAGACATCGAGGAAGCCTTGAAGGAAGTAACAAGAGAAGCAGTGTGGTTCATTCAAAGAAGAAAGACCATACCGTTCAAAGATGCCTACATGATCGCGAGCCTCTGTGTGGACATCGAGATTTCCCAGCTGGTGAACCCCAGTAAAACCGTGAAGGCACGTATCCCAAAGTACGTCTTCTCGGAGGTTTGA
- a CDS encoding adenosylcobalamin-dependent ribonucleoside-diphosphate reductase, whose product MKLSSLIEKWIDVEPSRNAQTILKDRYFMRDLDGKYLETRWEDVARRVARVVATAELLNPSYKKGEKLDRIKEWEDTFFKILKARLFLPNSPTLFNAGLGVRYELLWKPIDQMTLEDYEEIYRTRNHLHMLSACFVVPVGDSIEEIFEAVKEYALITKVGGGVGSNFSELRPKGSFVAGTHGKASGPVSFMHVFNSAISVVKQGYRRRGALMGILNIDHPDIEEFIDAKRENTGEAVLNFFNLSVGIPMDKKEILKLYEEDGELELSHPRSTIRKRVKIRELFRKIASNAWRSGDPGLAFLGEMNRYYPLYPHRKINSTNPCGEIGLSDYEACNLGSIDVAKFYNNGFVDLEALQELVQIAVRFLDDVIDVNVFPIDKITKAVKESRRLGLGIMGFADLLYKLELPYDSQEARDFASNLMAFIALHAHRVSYELGKEKGNFPLLEISRYRTEEGFVPFAMGTSNYDDEIREVMKMTREYRRNVALLTIAPTGSISNIADTSSGLEPNFLLAYTRYMTKEDGTKEPLLYVNQVLREKLDPEILRKIENELIEKGSLKDIPNVPEKIKRVFVVALDIDPIDHLLMQDAFQRYVDNNISKTINMPQSATVDDVLNVYLEALRTNVRGITIYRDGSLQTQVLTKALKTPEAPKVQFFVVDEKMKLHPRPRKDTLRSVTRKYKRPDGTTYITISFDDTGEAVEIFISNGTEMAEAIGRLSSIALRAGVSMDEIIEQLSKVKGDYCRGLAEEIKKALDDFARLWLRTGKEESETEEEPVEREKFIVANNLKWQNGYYVDDEGNVYCPVCLSKNSLIKQEGCVSCKNCGWSKCE is encoded by the coding sequence ATGAAACTGTCCAGTCTGATCGAAAAGTGGATCGATGTTGAACCTTCCAGGAATGCGCAAACGATTCTCAAAGATCGATACTTCATGAGAGATTTGGATGGAAAATACCTGGAAACCAGGTGGGAAGACGTGGCAAGAAGGGTGGCAAGGGTGGTGGCAACCGCCGAACTTTTGAACCCGTCTTACAAAAAAGGTGAAAAACTCGACAGGATAAAGGAATGGGAGGATACCTTTTTCAAAATTTTGAAAGCGAGACTGTTCCTTCCCAACAGCCCCACACTCTTCAACGCGGGACTCGGTGTGAGGTACGAACTTCTCTGGAAACCCATCGACCAGATGACCCTAGAAGATTACGAGGAGATCTACAGAACTCGAAACCATCTTCACATGCTCTCTGCCTGTTTCGTTGTACCTGTTGGTGACAGCATAGAAGAGATCTTTGAAGCGGTGAAAGAGTACGCACTCATCACAAAAGTGGGGGGCGGTGTAGGAAGTAATTTCTCCGAACTGAGGCCAAAAGGAAGCTTCGTTGCGGGCACACACGGAAAGGCATCAGGTCCTGTCTCTTTCATGCACGTTTTCAACTCTGCCATCTCCGTTGTGAAACAGGGGTACAGAAGGCGTGGGGCCCTGATGGGTATTCTGAACATAGACCACCCTGATATAGAAGAATTCATAGACGCAAAGAGAGAGAACACGGGCGAGGCGGTGCTGAACTTCTTCAACCTTTCCGTTGGTATCCCGATGGACAAAAAGGAAATACTTAAACTTTACGAAGAAGATGGTGAGCTGGAACTCTCCCATCCAAGAAGCACCATCAGAAAGAGAGTGAAGATAAGAGAACTCTTCAGAAAGATCGCCAGCAACGCCTGGAGGAGTGGCGATCCTGGACTTGCCTTCCTCGGCGAGATGAACAGGTACTATCCCCTTTACCCACACAGGAAGATCAACTCCACCAATCCCTGTGGAGAGATTGGACTCTCCGATTACGAAGCGTGTAACCTGGGTTCGATCGACGTTGCAAAGTTCTACAACAACGGTTTTGTCGATCTGGAAGCCCTTCAGGAACTCGTTCAAATAGCTGTTCGCTTTCTCGATGACGTCATCGACGTGAACGTGTTTCCGATAGACAAGATCACAAAGGCTGTCAAGGAAAGCAGAAGACTCGGTCTTGGAATAATGGGGTTTGCGGATCTTCTCTACAAACTGGAACTCCCCTATGACTCACAGGAAGCACGCGACTTTGCTTCCAACCTCATGGCTTTCATAGCGCTTCACGCCCACAGGGTCTCTTATGAACTCGGAAAAGAGAAAGGGAATTTCCCATTGCTTGAAATCTCCAGATACAGAACAGAAGAAGGATTTGTGCCCTTCGCCATGGGAACCAGCAACTATGACGATGAGATAAGAGAAGTCATGAAGATGACCAGAGAGTACAGAAGAAACGTGGCACTCTTGACCATCGCTCCGACGGGATCGATTTCGAACATAGCCGACACCTCCTCCGGACTGGAACCGAACTTCCTTCTCGCTTACACCAGATACATGACGAAGGAAGATGGAACAAAAGAACCCCTTCTCTACGTGAATCAGGTGCTCAGGGAAAAACTGGATCCGGAGATCCTCAGAAAAATTGAGAATGAACTCATAGAGAAGGGAAGTTTGAAGGACATTCCCAACGTTCCAGAGAAAATAAAAAGAGTCTTTGTGGTTGCACTCGACATAGATCCCATCGATCATCTTCTCATGCAGGATGCGTTCCAGAGATACGTAGACAACAACATCTCCAAAACGATCAACATGCCACAGAGCGCAACGGTGGACGACGTTCTCAACGTATATCTCGAAGCACTCAGAACGAACGTCAGAGGCATCACCATCTACAGAGATGGATCCCTTCAAACACAGGTACTCACGAAGGCCCTTAAAACACCTGAGGCACCGAAGGTACAGTTCTTCGTCGTTGACGAGAAGATGAAACTCCATCCAAGACCAAGAAAGGACACTCTCAGAAGCGTCACGAGAAAGTACAAAAGACCGGACGGGACCACCTACATAACGATATCCTTCGACGACACCGGTGAAGCCGTGGAGATATTCATCTCAAATGGCACCGAAATGGCCGAAGCGATCGGAAGACTCTCCTCCATAGCGCTTAGAGCGGGTGTTTCCATGGACGAAATCATAGAACAACTCTCGAAGGTGAAGGGGGACTACTGCCGGGGACTTGCCGAAGAGATAAAGAAGGCTCTCGATGACTTCGCAAGGCTCTGGCTCAGAACGGGTAAAGAGGAGTCAGAAACTGAAGAAGAGCCGGTAGAAAGAGAAAAATTCATCGTGGCAAACAACCTGAAATGGCAAAACGGATACTACGTTGACGACGAGGGAAACGTTTACTGTCCCGTGTGTCTTTCGAAGAATTCTCTAATAAAGCAGGAAGGATGTGTGAGTTGCAAAAACTGTGGATGGTCGAAGTGTGAGTAA
- a CDS encoding DUF5131 family protein: MREIEVKSALTFSEAKRRYTLSPYVGCTNSCVYCYARDYARRYREMKWESEVVVKKNIAEVLRKDIIRKKPGYVFMSTMCDPYQPIEEKYRLTQKCLEVFLEFPLLEIELMILTKSTLVLRDLDLFKKMKKLTVGLTVTTDDDEIRRIFEPNAASIEERIEVLKTLKENDVRTSVFISPMLPMDPEKLSKMLKPYVDFVFIDDMHYRWRVKEFYERLGLSWALEDEFFEKTRRRLLELFQK, translated from the coding sequence GTGAGAGAAATAGAGGTAAAAAGCGCTTTGACTTTTTCTGAGGCCAAAAGACGGTACACTCTCAGCCCTTACGTGGGCTGTACCAACTCCTGTGTGTACTGCTACGCCAGAGACTACGCACGACGTTACAGGGAGATGAAGTGGGAATCGGAGGTCGTAGTGAAGAAGAACATAGCAGAGGTTCTGAGAAAAGATATCATCAGAAAAAAGCCAGGATACGTCTTCATGAGCACCATGTGTGATCCATATCAGCCCATCGAAGAAAAGTACAGGCTCACCCAGAAATGTCTTGAAGTTTTTCTGGAGTTTCCCCTTCTGGAGATCGAATTGATGATTCTCACAAAATCCACCCTCGTTCTGAGGGATCTGGACCTGTTCAAAAAGATGAAGAAACTCACAGTTGGACTCACCGTCACAACCGATGACGATGAAATTCGAAGGATCTTTGAACCCAACGCGGCTTCCATAGAGGAAAGAATCGAAGTTCTGAAAACCTTGAAGGAAAACGATGTGCGAACCAGTGTTTTCATCAGTCCCATGCTTCCGATGGACCCGGAAAAACTATCGAAGATGCTGAAACCATACGTAGATTTCGTCTTCATAGATGACATGCACTACAGGTGGCGCGTAAAAGAGTTCTACGAAAGACTGGGACTCTCCTGGGCCCTTGAGGATGAGTTTTTCGAGAAAACCAGAAGGAGATTGCTCGAACTTTTTCAAAAATGA
- the xylB gene encoding xylulokinase, with protein MDLYVGLDVGTTGVKGILVNEKGEILFAASERLSMITPQPAWAEQDPLSWWEAVRKILKKLSGRSEEIGGRIRAISTSGQMHSLVAIDENGKVLRNAILWCDQRTYEECEEATQILGGEENVLKLVGNPILPGFTLPKILWIRKREPEIYEKIAKIMLPKDFINYMLTGAVKTEHSDASGTVMYSVSEMGWNEDVLRELKIPEHILPEIIPSNGVVGRMKPDVARSLDLSEDTLVIGGGADNACAALGIAVVEPGDVMVSLGTSGTVLAPTKGKEPDPKGRVHFFAHTVPNTRYHMGVMLSATYSLEWFKEKFLSEDYDTINDEVEKVPIGSNGIVFLPYLNGERTPHRDPFARGVFFGISSYNTKWDMVRAIFEGVAFGIKDSFDILKELGVELKNVRITGGGSKSKVWNRMLADMTGLRIQKPVVDEGASYGAAILAVSGATEEDPAKISKEWFNVKSYTDPVSENTEVYEKLHGKFKKLYTSLKEMFRA; from the coding sequence ATGGATCTGTACGTGGGGCTCGATGTGGGAACGACCGGTGTGAAAGGAATCCTTGTGAACGAAAAGGGAGAGATATTGTTTGCGGCAAGCGAAAGACTCTCAATGATCACTCCTCAACCCGCCTGGGCGGAACAGGACCCTCTTTCCTGGTGGGAGGCCGTCAGGAAGATACTGAAGAAACTTTCCGGAAGATCAGAGGAAATCGGAGGGAGAATAAGAGCGATCTCCACCAGTGGACAGATGCACAGTCTTGTGGCGATAGACGAAAATGGAAAGGTTTTGAGAAACGCTATCCTCTGGTGCGATCAGAGAACATACGAAGAATGTGAAGAAGCCACACAGATACTCGGAGGAGAAGAGAACGTTCTCAAGCTGGTCGGAAATCCCATTCTTCCAGGTTTCACACTTCCCAAGATACTGTGGATTCGAAAACGCGAACCAGAGATCTACGAAAAGATCGCAAAGATCATGCTTCCCAAAGACTTCATAAACTACATGCTCACGGGTGCTGTGAAAACAGAGCACTCCGATGCTTCTGGAACGGTGATGTACAGTGTCTCTGAGATGGGATGGAACGAAGACGTTCTGAGGGAACTCAAAATACCAGAACACATACTTCCGGAGATAATTCCATCGAACGGTGTGGTTGGAAGAATGAAACCTGATGTAGCAAGGTCCCTTGATCTTTCCGAAGACACCCTCGTGATAGGAGGAGGTGCAGACAACGCCTGTGCCGCCCTTGGAATAGCCGTTGTGGAACCTGGAGACGTTATGGTGAGTTTGGGTACCTCCGGTACCGTTCTGGCTCCCACGAAAGGAAAAGAACCGGATCCAAAGGGCAGGGTTCATTTCTTCGCCCACACCGTTCCAAATACGAGGTACCACATGGGTGTGATGCTCTCTGCTACGTATTCGCTGGAGTGGTTCAAAGAGAAGTTCTTGAGCGAAGACTACGATACGATCAACGATGAGGTGGAGAAAGTACCGATCGGTTCAAACGGAATCGTCTTCCTTCCTTATCTGAACGGTGAAAGAACACCACACCGTGATCCTTTCGCTAGGGGTGTCTTCTTCGGAATCTCCTCCTACAACACCAAATGGGACATGGTGAGGGCGATTTTTGAGGGGGTTGCCTTCGGTATCAAGGATTCCTTCGATATACTGAAAGAACTTGGAGTGGAACTCAAAAACGTGAGGATCACCGGTGGTGGATCGAAGAGCAAAGTGTGGAACAGAATGCTTGCGGATATGACTGGGCTTAGAATACAAAAACCTGTTGTGGATGAGGGGGCTTCTTACGGAGCCGCCATTTTGGCCGTTTCCGGTGCAACGGAAGAAGACCCTGCGAAGATCTCAAAAGAGTGGTTCAATGTGAAGAGTTACACAGATCCTGTTTCCGAGAACACAGAAGTTTACGAAAAACTGCACGGGAAGTTCAAAAAACTCTACACCTCACTCAAAGAGATGTTCAGAGCATAA
- a CDS encoding sugar ABC transporter ATP-binding protein, giving the protein MEILKAKGVVKRFPGVLAVDNVDFEVHENEIVSLIGENGAGKSTLIKILTGVLKPDSGEILINGERVEFHSPVDAFKKGISVIHQELNLCDNMTVAENIFLAYEAVRGQKRNLSSKVDEDFMYEKSKELLDLIGAKFPPDAPVKELTTAQRQMVEICKALVKEPRIIFMDEPTSSLTVEEAERLFEIIEMLKKRGISVVFVSHRLDEVTRISDRIVVMRDGKRVGELRKGEFDVDTIIRLMVGREVEFFPHGIETEPGEVALKVENLKWKDKVKNVSFEVRRGEVLGFAGLVGAGRTETMLLIFGVNRKESGKIYVNGKEVEIESPEDAIKLGIGLIPEDRKLQGLVLRMTVKDNIVLPSLKSISKWGLVLDEKREDKMAEEYVERLSIKTPSIYQITENLSGGNQQKVVLAKWLATNADILIFDEPTRGIDVGAKAEIHRMIRELAAQGKAVIMISSELPEILNLSDRIVVMWEGEITAVLDNREKKVTQEEIMYYASGQRRQNGRVA; this is encoded by the coding sequence TTGGAGATCCTGAAAGCAAAGGGTGTGGTGAAAAGATTTCCAGGAGTTCTGGCGGTCGACAACGTTGATTTCGAGGTTCATGAAAATGAAATAGTTTCTCTCATCGGTGAAAACGGTGCAGGGAAATCAACTTTGATAAAGATCCTCACAGGTGTCCTGAAACCCGATTCCGGTGAGATACTGATCAACGGTGAAAGGGTGGAATTTCACTCTCCAGTTGATGCGTTCAAAAAAGGAATCAGTGTCATCCATCAGGAACTGAACCTGTGTGACAACATGACGGTTGCCGAGAACATATTTCTCGCCTACGAGGCGGTGAGAGGTCAAAAAAGAAACCTTTCAAGCAAGGTGGATGAAGATTTCATGTACGAAAAGTCAAAAGAACTGCTCGATCTCATAGGTGCGAAGTTTCCTCCGGATGCCCCGGTAAAAGAACTGACCACCGCACAGAGGCAGATGGTGGAGATATGTAAGGCACTGGTGAAGGAACCCCGTATCATTTTCATGGACGAGCCCACCTCGTCTCTCACTGTGGAGGAAGCAGAAAGGCTCTTCGAGATCATAGAGATGCTTAAGAAAAGGGGTATCTCCGTGGTCTTCGTCTCACACAGATTAGACGAGGTCACAAGAATCAGCGACAGGATCGTTGTGATGAGAGATGGAAAGAGAGTGGGTGAACTGAGAAAAGGCGAGTTCGACGTGGACACGATTATAAGACTCATGGTGGGAAGGGAAGTGGAGTTCTTCCCTCACGGGATAGAAACAGAGCCCGGGGAAGTTGCCCTCAAGGTCGAAAATCTGAAATGGAAAGACAAGGTGAAAAACGTCTCCTTCGAAGTGAGAAGAGGGGAAGTTCTGGGATTTGCGGGTCTTGTCGGAGCCGGACGAACAGAAACGATGCTTCTGATATTCGGTGTGAACAGGAAAGAATCCGGGAAGATATATGTGAACGGAAAAGAGGTTGAAATAGAAAGTCCAGAGGATGCCATAAAACTGGGGATAGGACTCATACCGGAAGATAGAAAACTCCAGGGGCTCGTGCTGAGAATGACGGTAAAGGACAACATCGTTCTTCCATCGCTGAAGAGCATCAGCAAATGGGGTCTTGTGCTCGATGAAAAGAGAGAAGATAAAATGGCCGAAGAGTACGTGGAGAGGCTTTCCATAAAAACACCATCCATATACCAGATCACCGAGAATCTCTCTGGCGGGAACCAGCAGAAGGTGGTTCTCGCTAAGTGGCTTGCCACGAACGCCGACATTCTGATCTTCGATGAACCTACCCGTGGAATAGACGTCGGGGCAAAGGCGGAGATACATAGGATGATCAGAGAACTGGCCGCCCAAGGAAAAGCCGTGATCATGATCTCTTCAGAGCTTCCAGAGATTTTGAATCTCAGCGACAGAATAGTTGTCATGTGGGAGGGTGAGATCACCGCCGTTTTAGACAACAGAGAGAAAAAAGTCACACAGGAAGAAATCATGTACTATGCATCCGGTCAGAGAAGACAGAATGGGAGGGTTGCGTGA
- a CDS encoding sugar-binding protein, whose product MRKLLVFLSVVLITGLSLALTIGVIGKSVHPYWSQVEQGVKAAGRALGVDTKFFVPQKEDINAQLQMLESFIAEGVDGIAIAPSDPTAVIPTIKKALEMGIPVITLDTDSPDSGRYVYIGTDNYQAGYTAGLIMKELLGGKGKVVIGTGSLTAMNSLQRIQGFKDAIADSDIEIVDILNDEEDGAKAVALAEAALNAHPDLDAFFGVYAYNGPSQALVVKNAGKVGKVKIVCFDTTPDILQYVKEGVIQATMGQRPYMMGYLSVTVLYLMNKIGVQNTLMMLPKATVDGKVDYVIDTGVDVVTPENLDEYLKKMEELGIPIKF is encoded by the coding sequence ATGAGAAAACTTCTGGTGTTTCTTTCGGTTGTGCTGATCACAGGTTTATCTCTTGCTCTCACCATCGGTGTCATCGGAAAATCCGTCCATCCTTACTGGTCCCAGGTTGAACAGGGGGTCAAGGCTGCGGGAAGGGCTCTCGGAGTGGACACGAAGTTCTTCGTTCCACAAAAGGAAGATATCAACGCCCAGCTTCAGATGCTCGAGTCGTTCATAGCCGAAGGAGTTGATGGAATCGCCATCGCACCGTCTGATCCAACGGCAGTCATTCCCACGATCAAAAAGGCTCTCGAGATGGGAATACCGGTGATAACGCTGGACACGGATTCTCCGGACAGTGGAAGGTACGTTTACATTGGAACGGATAATTACCAGGCAGGATACACCGCTGGACTCATCATGAAAGAACTCCTCGGTGGAAAAGGAAAGGTTGTCATCGGAACGGGTTCTCTCACGGCGATGAACTCACTTCAGAGGATCCAGGGATTCAAAGATGCCATCGCAGATTCGGATATAGAGATAGTCGACATACTCAACGATGAAGAAGATGGAGCAAAGGCGGTAGCGCTCGCAGAGGCAGCCCTGAACGCTCACCCGGATCTTGATGCCTTCTTTGGTGTTTACGCCTACAACGGGCCCAGTCAGGCACTCGTGGTGAAGAACGCTGGAAAGGTTGGAAAAGTGAAGATAGTGTGTTTCGACACAACCCCGGACATTCTTCAGTACGTGAAGGAAGGCGTTATCCAGGCAACGATGGGACAGAGACCCTACATGATGGGCTACCTCTCCGTCACGGTGCTCTATCTGATGAACAAGATAGGTGTTCAAAACACTCTGATGATGCTTCCCAAGGCCACCGTCGATGGAAAAGTGGACTACGTCATCGACACGGGTGTCGATGTCGTTACACCGGAGAATCTCGATGAATACCTGAAGAAGATGGAAGAACTCGGAATCCCGATAAAATTCTGA
- a CDS encoding polysaccharide deacetylase family protein — translation MNVRTLFVFLLITASLMFADENEGKKLVALTFDDGPDTKLTSKVLDTLEELNVVATFFVVGQRLNENTKAILERMVSMGCEVENHSWNYEPLDSKGQETIREYIDRTNELILKYTGKKPRFFRPPNLAVSDVMFEVIDMPFIGGVLGFDWAGCDRDPGKIVNNILNGVKDGAIILLHDVQPEPHPIVEVLRMLIPELRKRGYEFVTLEELFRRKGVNPEDPSYRGKMWVYVE, via the coding sequence GTGAACGTTCGAACACTTTTCGTTTTTCTTCTGATCACAGCGAGTTTGATGTTCGCCGATGAAAACGAAGGGAAAAAACTGGTAGCCCTGACCTTCGACGATGGTCCGGATACGAAACTCACATCGAAAGTTCTTGATACTCTGGAAGAGCTCAACGTTGTGGCCACATTCTTTGTAGTAGGACAAAGATTGAACGAAAACACAAAGGCGATCCTCGAGAGAATGGTATCTATGGGATGTGAAGTGGAGAATCATTCGTGGAACTATGAGCCCCTGGACAGCAAGGGCCAAGAAACGATCAGAGAATATATCGATCGCACAAACGAGTTGATTCTCAAATACACAGGGAAAAAGCCTCGATTTTTCAGGCCACCGAATCTGGCCGTGAGTGATGTCATGTTCGAAGTGATAGACATGCCTTTCATTGGTGGTGTTCTCGGCTTCGACTGGGCAGGTTGCGATAGAGATCCAGGAAAGATCGTGAACAACATACTAAATGGTGTCAAAGATGGAGCAATAATTCTTCTTCACGACGTACAGCCAGAACCACATCCCATCGTCGAGGTTCTCAGGATGCTCATTCCAGAACTCAGAAAACGAGGTTACGAGTTCGTCACGCTGGAAGAACTTTTCAGACGAAAAGGAGTGAATCCTGAAGACCCAAGCTACAGAGGAAAGATGTGGGTGTACGTGGAGTGA
- a CDS encoding ABC transporter permease — protein MASKFRQKAFRELGPLVALISLAAFTAVLNPRFLTTFNLQALGRQIAIFGLLAIGETFVIISGGGAIDLSPGSMVALTGVMVAWLMTHGVPVWLSLILILFFSIGVGAWHGLFVTKLKVPAFIITLGTLTIARGMAAVITRGWPIIGLPSSFLKIGQGEVLKIPIPVWILLVVALVADFFLRKTVYGKHLRASGGNEIAARFSGVNVDRVRMIAFMVSGFLAGLVGIIVAARLSQGQPGVGNMYELYAIASTVIGGTSLTGGEGSVLGAIIGASIISLLWNALVLLNVSTYWHNVVIGIVIVVAVTLDILRRRLSSK, from the coding sequence TTGGCATCGAAGTTCAGACAAAAGGCCTTCAGGGAACTTGGACCTCTTGTTGCCCTCATCAGTCTTGCTGCCTTCACGGCTGTTCTGAATCCTCGCTTTTTGACAACGTTCAACCTTCAGGCCCTTGGAAGACAGATCGCCATATTCGGCCTTCTGGCAATCGGTGAGACCTTTGTGATCATCTCCGGTGGAGGAGCCATCGATCTGTCCCCTGGTTCCATGGTGGCACTCACTGGGGTCATGGTCGCATGGCTCATGACACATGGAGTTCCTGTGTGGTTATCTCTGATTCTCATTCTGTTCTTTTCTATAGGAGTTGGTGCATGGCACGGTCTGTTCGTAACGAAGCTCAAAGTTCCTGCCTTCATCATCACACTCGGCACTCTGACGATCGCTCGCGGTATGGCTGCCGTGATCACGAGGGGATGGCCGATCATAGGCCTTCCCTCTTCTTTTTTAAAGATCGGACAGGGTGAAGTTCTGAAGATACCCATTCCGGTGTGGATTCTTCTTGTGGTGGCTCTTGTTGCAGATTTCTTCCTCAGGAAAACGGTCTATGGAAAACATCTGAGGGCCTCAGGGGGCAACGAAATCGCGGCGCGATTTTCCGGTGTCAACGTGGACAGGGTGAGAATGATCGCCTTCATGGTCTCTGGTTTCCTCGCCGGTCTGGTGGGAATCATCGTGGCGGCCCGTCTCTCGCAGGGACAACCGGGTGTTGGAAACATGTACGAACTCTACGCCATAGCCTCCACCGTGATCGGGGGAACGAGTCTCACGGGGGGAGAAGGAAGCGTCCTTGGAGCCATCATAGGTGCCAGTATCATCAGTCTTCTGTGGAACGCTCTCGTTCTTCTCAACGTTTCGACATACTGGCACAACGTGGTCATTGGTATCGTCATCGTTGTGGCGGTGACACTTGATATCCTAAGAAGGAGGCTTTCGAGCAAGTGA